In Stigmatopora nigra isolate UIUO_SnigA chromosome 2, RoL_Snig_1.1, whole genome shotgun sequence, a single window of DNA contains:
- the nr2f2 gene encoding COUP transcription factor 2 isoform X1, which produces MAMVVWRGSQDDVADTQGALSSQTQGGLALGNAQPGQLGLTSAQVAPPAPQTPAQGGPNNGQSAPGGGGGQGAQQQPDKQPQHIECVVCGDKSSGKHYGQFTCEGCKSFFKRSVRRNLTYTCRANRNCPIDQHHRNQCQYCRLKKCLKVGMRREVSLFTAAVQRGRVPPTQPHHGQFALTNGDPLHCHSYLSGYISLLLRAEPYPTSRYGSQCMQPNNIMGIENICELAARMLFSAVEWARNIPFFPDLQITDQVALLRLTWSELFVLNAAQCSMPLHVAPLLAAAGLHASPMSADRVVAFMDHIRIFQEQVEKLKALHVDSAEYSCLKAIVLFTTDACGLSDVAHVESLQEKSQCALEEYVRSQYPNQPTRFGKLLLRLPSLRTVSSSVIEQLFFVRLVGKTPIETLIRDMLLSGSSFNWPYMSIQ; this is translated from the exons ATGGCAATGGTAGTGTGGAGAGGCTCCCAGGACGACGTGGCGGACACTCAGGGCGCCCTCTCCTCGCAGACCCAAGGCGGGCTGGCGCTGGGTAACGCGCAGCCGGGCCAGCTGGGTCTGACGTCCGCGCAGGTCGCGCCGCCGGCACCCCAGACTCCGGCACAAGGCGGCCCCAACAACGGTCAGTCGGCGccgggcggcggcggtggccagGGCGCGCAGCAGCAGCCGGACAAGCAGCCGCAGCACATCGAGTGCGTGGTGTGCGGGGACAAGTCGAGCGGAAAGCACTACGGCCAGTTCACCTGCGAGGGTTGCAAGAGCTTCTTCAAGCGCAGCGTGCGACGGAACCTGACCTACACATGCCGGGCCAACCGGAACTGTCCCATCGACCAGCACCACCGCAACCAGTGCCAGTACTGCCGCCTTAAAAAATGCCTAAAGGTCGGCATGAGACGGGAAG TCTCTCTTTTTACTGCAGCCGTGCAAAGGGGACGGGTGCCGCCCACGCAGCCGCACCACGGCCAGTTCGCGCTGACCAACGGGGACCCGCTGCACTGCCACTCGTACCTCTCGGGATATATCTCGCTGCTGCTACGCGCGGAGCCCTACCCGACGTCCCGCTATGGCAGCCAGTGCATGCAACCCAACAACATCATGGGCATTGAGAACATTTGCGAACTGGCGGCTCGCATGCTCTTCAGCGCCGTAGAGTGGGCCCGGAATATCCCCTTCTTCCCGGACCTGCAGATCACCGACCAGGTGGCCCTGCTGAGGCTGACGTGGAGTGAGCTGTTCGTGCTCAACGCGGCTCAGTGCTCCATGCCGCTGCACGTCGCCCCACTGCTGGCTGCAGCCGGCCTGCACGCCTCGCCCATGTCGGCGGACCGCGTGGTGGCCTTCATGGACCACATTCGGATCTTCCAGGAGCAGGTGGAGAAGCTCAAGGCGCTGCATGTCGACTCGGCTGAGTACAGCTGCCTCAAGGCCATCGTGCTCTTCACCACAG ACGCGTGCGGCCTCTCGGATGTGGCCCACGTGGAGAGCCTGCAGGAAAAGTCCCAGTGCGCCCTGGAGGAGTACGTACGCAGTCAGTACCCCAACCAGCCCACCCGCTTCGGCAAGCTGCTGCTGCGCCTGCCCTCGCTGCGCACCGTCTCCTCGTCAGTCATTGAACAGTTGTTTTTCGTCCGCCTGGTAGGTAAGACCCCCATTGAAACGCTCATCAGGGACATGTTGCTGTCGGGGAGCAGCTTTAACTGGCCTTACATGTCCATTCAGTAA
- the nr2f2 gene encoding COUP transcription factor 2 isoform X2 codes for MAMVVWRGSQDDVADTQGALSSQTQGGLALGNAQPGQLGLTSAQVAPPAPQTPAQGGPNNGQSAPGGGGGQGAQQQPDKQPQHIECVVCGDKSSGKHYGQFTCEGCKSFFKRSVRRNLTYTCRANRNCPIDQHHRNQCQYCRLKKCLKVGMRREAVQRGRVPPTQPHHGQFALTNGDPLHCHSYLSGYISLLLRAEPYPTSRYGSQCMQPNNIMGIENICELAARMLFSAVEWARNIPFFPDLQITDQVALLRLTWSELFVLNAAQCSMPLHVAPLLAAAGLHASPMSADRVVAFMDHIRIFQEQVEKLKALHVDSAEYSCLKAIVLFTTDACGLSDVAHVESLQEKSQCALEEYVRSQYPNQPTRFGKLLLRLPSLRTVSSSVIEQLFFVRLVGKTPIETLIRDMLLSGSSFNWPYMSIQ; via the exons ATGGCAATGGTAGTGTGGAGAGGCTCCCAGGACGACGTGGCGGACACTCAGGGCGCCCTCTCCTCGCAGACCCAAGGCGGGCTGGCGCTGGGTAACGCGCAGCCGGGCCAGCTGGGTCTGACGTCCGCGCAGGTCGCGCCGCCGGCACCCCAGACTCCGGCACAAGGCGGCCCCAACAACGGTCAGTCGGCGccgggcggcggcggtggccagGGCGCGCAGCAGCAGCCGGACAAGCAGCCGCAGCACATCGAGTGCGTGGTGTGCGGGGACAAGTCGAGCGGAAAGCACTACGGCCAGTTCACCTGCGAGGGTTGCAAGAGCTTCTTCAAGCGCAGCGTGCGACGGAACCTGACCTACACATGCCGGGCCAACCGGAACTGTCCCATCGACCAGCACCACCGCAACCAGTGCCAGTACTGCCGCCTTAAAAAATGCCTAAAGGTCGGCATGAGACGGGAAG CCGTGCAAAGGGGACGGGTGCCGCCCACGCAGCCGCACCACGGCCAGTTCGCGCTGACCAACGGGGACCCGCTGCACTGCCACTCGTACCTCTCGGGATATATCTCGCTGCTGCTACGCGCGGAGCCCTACCCGACGTCCCGCTATGGCAGCCAGTGCATGCAACCCAACAACATCATGGGCATTGAGAACATTTGCGAACTGGCGGCTCGCATGCTCTTCAGCGCCGTAGAGTGGGCCCGGAATATCCCCTTCTTCCCGGACCTGCAGATCACCGACCAGGTGGCCCTGCTGAGGCTGACGTGGAGTGAGCTGTTCGTGCTCAACGCGGCTCAGTGCTCCATGCCGCTGCACGTCGCCCCACTGCTGGCTGCAGCCGGCCTGCACGCCTCGCCCATGTCGGCGGACCGCGTGGTGGCCTTCATGGACCACATTCGGATCTTCCAGGAGCAGGTGGAGAAGCTCAAGGCGCTGCATGTCGACTCGGCTGAGTACAGCTGCCTCAAGGCCATCGTGCTCTTCACCACAG ACGCGTGCGGCCTCTCGGATGTGGCCCACGTGGAGAGCCTGCAGGAAAAGTCCCAGTGCGCCCTGGAGGAGTACGTACGCAGTCAGTACCCCAACCAGCCCACCCGCTTCGGCAAGCTGCTGCTGCGCCTGCCCTCGCTGCGCACCGTCTCCTCGTCAGTCATTGAACAGTTGTTTTTCGTCCGCCTGGTAGGTAAGACCCCCATTGAAACGCTCATCAGGGACATGTTGCTGTCGGGGAGCAGCTTTAACTGGCCTTACATGTCCATTCAGTAA
- the nr2f2 gene encoding COUP transcription factor 2 isoform X3, producing MHPAVDESTAYAFAVQRGRVPPTQPHHGQFALTNGDPLHCHSYLSGYISLLLRAEPYPTSRYGSQCMQPNNIMGIENICELAARMLFSAVEWARNIPFFPDLQITDQVALLRLTWSELFVLNAAQCSMPLHVAPLLAAAGLHASPMSADRVVAFMDHIRIFQEQVEKLKALHVDSAEYSCLKAIVLFTTDACGLSDVAHVESLQEKSQCALEEYVRSQYPNQPTRFGKLLLRLPSLRTVSSSVIEQLFFVRLVGKTPIETLIRDMLLSGSSFNWPYMSIQ from the exons ATGCACCCTGCCGTGGACGAGTCTACAGCGTATGCATTTG CCGTGCAAAGGGGACGGGTGCCGCCCACGCAGCCGCACCACGGCCAGTTCGCGCTGACCAACGGGGACCCGCTGCACTGCCACTCGTACCTCTCGGGATATATCTCGCTGCTGCTACGCGCGGAGCCCTACCCGACGTCCCGCTATGGCAGCCAGTGCATGCAACCCAACAACATCATGGGCATTGAGAACATTTGCGAACTGGCGGCTCGCATGCTCTTCAGCGCCGTAGAGTGGGCCCGGAATATCCCCTTCTTCCCGGACCTGCAGATCACCGACCAGGTGGCCCTGCTGAGGCTGACGTGGAGTGAGCTGTTCGTGCTCAACGCGGCTCAGTGCTCCATGCCGCTGCACGTCGCCCCACTGCTGGCTGCAGCCGGCCTGCACGCCTCGCCCATGTCGGCGGACCGCGTGGTGGCCTTCATGGACCACATTCGGATCTTCCAGGAGCAGGTGGAGAAGCTCAAGGCGCTGCATGTCGACTCGGCTGAGTACAGCTGCCTCAAGGCCATCGTGCTCTTCACCACAG ACGCGTGCGGCCTCTCGGATGTGGCCCACGTGGAGAGCCTGCAGGAAAAGTCCCAGTGCGCCCTGGAGGAGTACGTACGCAGTCAGTACCCCAACCAGCCCACCCGCTTCGGCAAGCTGCTGCTGCGCCTGCCCTCGCTGCGCACCGTCTCCTCGTCAGTCATTGAACAGTTGTTTTTCGTCCGCCTGGTAGGTAAGACCCCCATTGAAACGCTCATCAGGGACATGTTGCTGTCGGGGAGCAGCTTTAACTGGCCTTACATGTCCATTCAGTAA